From one Dyella sp. 2HG41-7 genomic stretch:
- a CDS encoding response regulator transcription factor gives MRILVVEDDVETAAYLKSSLSGTTQSVDCAHDGSAGWRLAHTGDYDLLVVDRMLPHIDGVSLVRHLRAEGKQMPVLMLSALGECESRVEGLDAGADDYLGKPFALSELKARVGALARRAPALEANMRLNVADLQLDMRTREVSRGHQPIELQPREFRLLEYLMKQAGKVVTRSMLLEHVWEFHFDPQTSVVETHISRLRAKVDRGYAVPLLHTVRGTGYCLRAPD, from the coding sequence ATGCGCATCCTGGTGGTGGAAGACGACGTCGAAACGGCCGCATACCTGAAATCCAGCCTTTCGGGCACGACGCAATCCGTCGATTGCGCACACGACGGCTCGGCCGGTTGGCGACTGGCGCACACCGGCGATTACGATCTGCTGGTCGTCGACCGCATGCTGCCGCATATCGATGGCGTGTCGCTGGTGCGTCACCTGCGTGCGGAAGGCAAGCAGATGCCGGTGCTGATGTTGTCGGCGCTTGGCGAGTGCGAATCGCGCGTGGAAGGTCTGGACGCCGGCGCGGACGATTATCTTGGCAAGCCGTTCGCGCTTAGCGAACTGAAGGCGCGTGTCGGCGCGTTGGCGCGCCGCGCTCCGGCGCTCGAAGCGAACATGCGGCTAAACGTGGCGGATTTGCAACTGGACATGCGCACACGCGAAGTAAGCCGTGGGCACCAACCAATCGAATTACAACCGCGCGAATTCCGCTTGCTGGAATACTTGATGAAGCAGGCCGGCAAAGTGGTGACGCGCTCCATGCTGCTGGAACATGTGTGGGAGTTTCATTTCGATCCACAAACCAGCGTGGTCGAGACGCATATCAGCCGGCTGCGCGCGAAGGTGGATCGTGGCTACGCCGTGCCGCTGCTGCACACGGTCCGTGGTACGGGGTATTGCTTGCGTGCGCCCGACTAA
- a CDS encoding efflux transporter outer membrane subunit, giving the protein MKKRESLLAFVIAAALVSGCSLAPHYQPPATPKAATYQDMGPWVSAQPSDQEMRENWWHRYDDAELDALQTKLLANNADLAAALAHYQQAQAFSAQAHSELFPQIGLGADAQRQRQSKHAPPLRNPAAPSDYNSYTVGAQASYEVDLWGRVRNSVEAGRDNALAAAADLASAQLSLQAQLADNYMQLRGLDQQIALLQQTMQAYEKALKLTQTLHAGGIVSGLDVSRAQTQLSDARSQWSQTVAQRVLIQDAIAVLVGENAANFNLPVQSESIAVPVIPLDVPSTLLQRRPDVAAAERRVAAANAGIGVARAAWFPSLTLNAQAGFQSTGWANLLTAPNRIWALGPALAYDLFDGGYRKATIDAAKAKTDEAGATYRGVVLSAFQQVQDNLALLDHLGNARSDQKDAADAAQHALDLSMTQYKHGAVSYLDVVQAQTVALQEQRGLLQLDTQRLRASVQLIRALGGGWSVDQLAQK; this is encoded by the coding sequence ATGAAAAAGCGTGAGTCGCTGTTAGCTTTCGTTATCGCCGCCGCGTTGGTGAGCGGTTGCTCGCTGGCGCCGCATTATCAACCGCCGGCTACGCCCAAAGCGGCGACATATCAGGACATGGGCCCTTGGGTATCGGCGCAGCCGTCCGATCAAGAAATGCGCGAAAACTGGTGGCATCGTTATGACGATGCCGAACTGGATGCGTTGCAGACCAAGTTGCTTGCCAACAACGCCGATCTCGCCGCAGCGCTCGCGCACTACCAGCAGGCCCAGGCGTTCAGTGCGCAAGCGCATTCGGAATTGTTTCCGCAGATCGGCCTTGGCGCCGACGCGCAGCGTCAGCGGCAATCCAAGCACGCGCCGCCATTGCGCAATCCGGCCGCGCCGTCGGATTACAACAGTTACACCGTCGGTGCGCAGGCCAGCTATGAGGTCGATCTGTGGGGCCGTGTGCGCAATTCGGTGGAAGCCGGGCGTGACAATGCGCTGGCTGCCGCGGCCGATCTGGCGTCAGCGCAACTGAGCCTGCAGGCTCAGCTTGCGGACAACTACATGCAGCTGCGCGGCCTCGATCAACAGATCGCTCTGTTGCAGCAAACGATGCAGGCCTACGAAAAGGCGTTGAAACTTACGCAGACTTTGCATGCTGGCGGCATCGTGTCCGGCCTCGACGTATCGCGCGCGCAGACGCAGCTTTCCGACGCGCGTTCGCAATGGTCGCAAACGGTCGCGCAACGCGTGTTGATCCAAGATGCAATCGCCGTGCTGGTCGGTGAGAACGCCGCCAACTTCAACTTGCCGGTGCAGAGCGAATCGATTGCGGTGCCAGTGATTCCATTGGACGTGCCGTCGACGCTGCTGCAACGTCGTCCAGATGTCGCCGCCGCGGAGCGTCGTGTCGCTGCGGCAAATGCCGGCATCGGTGTCGCGCGCGCGGCGTGGTTCCCATCGTTGACGCTCAACGCGCAAGCGGGATTCCAAAGCACGGGCTGGGCGAATCTGCTCACCGCGCCGAATCGCATCTGGGCGCTCGGACCCGCGCTTGCGTACGACCTGTTCGACGGCGGCTATCGCAAGGCGACCATCGACGCGGCAAAAGCAAAAACCGATGAAGCCGGCGCGACCTATCGTGGCGTGGTGCTCAGCGCGTTCCAGCAAGTGCAGGACAATCTCGCCTTGCTCGATCACCTCGGCAACGCGCGTTCGGATCAGAAAGACGCAGCCGACGCAGCTCAACACGCCCTCGATTTGTCGATGACGCAATACAAGCACGGCGCGGTCAGCTATCTGGATGTGGTGCAGGCGCAAACCGTGGCGTTGCAAGAGCAGCGCGGTCTGCTGCAACTCGACACGCAACGTTTGCGCGCCAGCGTGCAGCTGATCCGCGCATTGGGCGGTGGTTGGTCGGTCGATCAGCTTGCGCAGAAGTAA
- a CDS encoding efflux RND transporter periplasmic adaptor subunit — MSSEAMIHSSEKPSKRGLRLTGIVTGTVLIAIVVIGLVTRATQANSLKTWTQQQAVPTVTVIMPAPGKSGPVLDLPGQLEAYTRAPIYAQVSGYLKEWKTDIGTPVKSGELLGEISTPELDQQLEQARADLASAKANADLAGVTAKRWQAMLSSDSVAQQDVDQRTADYAAKVAQMKAAQANVDRLQAAKAFARIVAPFDGVVTARDTDVGALINAGGGTGPQLFVVSDIHKLRVYVQVPQRYGPSIRPGSDAALVVPEYPGRTFHAKVVATSNAVNATSGTTLVQLQVDNANGTLMPGAFAHVRFDLPVDDTALRVPASSLIFDNAGLRVATLGEGDKVAFKKVSILYDYGKTVEIGSGLSAGDRVIDSPPDGIKDGDAVKIATEDATAKSHEKA; from the coding sequence ATGTCGTCTGAAGCCATGATTCACTCCAGCGAAAAGCCGTCCAAGCGCGGTTTGCGTTTGACCGGCATCGTCACCGGCACGGTCCTGATCGCCATCGTGGTGATCGGTTTGGTGACGCGCGCCACGCAAGCGAACAGCCTTAAAACGTGGACGCAGCAACAGGCCGTTCCCACGGTCACCGTGATCATGCCGGCGCCTGGCAAATCGGGTCCCGTGCTGGATCTGCCCGGTCAGCTGGAGGCGTACACGCGCGCGCCGATCTACGCGCAAGTCAGCGGTTATCTGAAAGAGTGGAAAACGGATATCGGCACGCCGGTAAAGTCGGGCGAACTGCTCGGCGAAATTTCCACGCCGGAACTCGACCAGCAGCTTGAGCAAGCGCGCGCGGATCTCGCCAGCGCCAAAGCCAATGCCGATCTCGCGGGCGTAACGGCCAAACGTTGGCAAGCCATGTTGAGCAGCGATTCGGTTGCGCAACAGGATGTCGATCAGCGCACCGCCGATTACGCTGCCAAAGTCGCACAGATGAAAGCGGCGCAGGCTAACGTCGATCGCTTGCAGGCCGCGAAGGCTTTCGCACGCATCGTTGCGCCGTTTGACGGCGTAGTCACGGCACGCGACACCGATGTCGGCGCGTTGATCAATGCCGGTGGCGGCACGGGGCCGCAACTGTTCGTGGTGTCGGATATCCATAAGTTGCGTGTATACGTGCAAGTGCCGCAGCGTTATGGTCCGTCCATCCGCCCAGGCAGCGACGCCGCGCTCGTTGTGCCCGAATATCCGGGACGCACGTTCCACGCGAAAGTCGTCGCCACGTCGAATGCGGTGAATGCAACATCCGGCACGACACTTGTGCAATTGCAAGTCGACAATGCCAACGGCACCTTGATGCCCGGCGCCTTCGCGCACGTGCGTTTCGATCTCCCGGTCGACGACACCGCGCTACGCGTGCCGGCAAGTTCGTTGATTTTCGACAACGCCGGTTTGCGCGTCGCCACGCTTGGCGAAGGCGACAAAGTCGCGTTCAAGAAAGTCAGCATTCTTTACGACTACGGCAAAACGGTCGAAATCGGCTCCGGCCTGAGCGCAGGCGATCGCGTGATCGATAGCCCGCCCGACGGCATCAAGGACGGCGACGCCGTGAAGATCGCAACCGAAGACGCCACGGCCAAGTCGCATGAAAAAGCGTGA
- a CDS encoding efflux RND transporter permease subunit: MVRIVRLALERPYTFVVLALLILIVGPLAALRTPTDIFPDIKIPVIAVVWQYTGLPPDQMAGRIASPFERVLTTTVNDVEHIEAKSIAGYGIIKIFFQPNVNIATANAQVTAVSQTLLKQLPPGVTPPLILNYNASTVPILQLALSGKGLSEQNLGDLGQNILRPQLVSVPGAAIPYPYGGKTRQVQIDVDSAALQARGLSAQDVANALAAQNLIVPVGTQKIGSFEYTLNLNNSPSDINELGNLPIKQVNGTTIYIRDVAHVRDGSPPQTNIVHVDGNRSVLLTILKNGSASTLAIVAGIKQRLADSKGLLPDNLKVAPIGDQSIFVRAAITGVAREGVIAAALTSLMILLFLGSWRSTVIIAVSIPLAILGAIALLSAFGETLNIMTLGGLALAVGILVDDATVTIENINWHLEHGKDVETSILDGARQIVTPAFVSLLCICIVFVPMFFLDGVARFLFVPMAEAVMFAMVCSFILSRTLVPTMAKFLLKPHAPHVGEQGAHVAPSPSRNPLVRFQRAFEARFERIRSVYHGVLELALEHRRPFVMGFLAFVLVSFLLVPFLGRNFFPDVDGGQILMHVRAQVGTRVEDTANLFNQIENTIRTVVPPDELGTVVDNIGVSGSGINTTYNNTGLVGEQDGDIQIALNEGHRPTAEYVRKLREILPRLYPSATFSFPPADIVSQILNFGAPAPIDLQIRGPNLAANFAYANSLLGQIKRIPGIVDARIQESQANPGFDVNVDRTQAQLLGITERDVTNSLVVNLAGSSQVAPTFWLNPTNGVSYPIVMQTPQYALDSLAQLRNLPINGANGNAQVLGGLVTLKRTNTNAVIDQYDIQSVVQIYAATQDRDLGAVAADVQKVIDGTAKQQPKGAHVVLLGQVQTMNSAFTGLIFGLLGAVVLIYLLIVVNFQSWSDPFVIITALPAALAGIVWILFATHTPLSVPALTGAIMCMGVATANSILVVSFCRERLAEHGNATVAALEAGFTRFRPVCMTALAMIIGMAPMALGLGEGGEQNAPLGRAVIGGLIFATCATLLFVPVVFSIIHARHSHAAKKEDASGEPSYVV, translated from the coding sequence ATGGTGAGGATTGTACGGCTTGCGCTGGAGCGGCCTTATACCTTCGTCGTTCTTGCGTTGCTGATTCTGATCGTCGGGCCGCTGGCCGCGCTGCGCACGCCTACGGATATTTTTCCCGATATCAAGATTCCCGTGATCGCCGTGGTGTGGCAGTACACCGGGCTGCCTCCGGATCAGATGGCCGGTCGCATCGCCTCGCCGTTCGAGCGCGTGCTCACCACTACGGTCAACGATGTCGAGCACATCGAAGCCAAGTCGATTGCTGGTTATGGAATCATCAAGATCTTCTTCCAGCCGAACGTGAATATCGCGACCGCCAACGCGCAGGTGACGGCAGTCTCGCAGACGCTGCTCAAACAGCTGCCGCCGGGCGTCACGCCGCCGCTGATTCTCAACTACAACGCGTCGACCGTGCCGATTCTTCAGCTCGCGCTATCGGGCAAAGGATTGAGCGAGCAGAACCTGGGCGATCTCGGCCAGAACATTCTGCGTCCGCAGCTCGTATCGGTGCCCGGCGCGGCCATTCCATATCCGTATGGCGGCAAGACGCGTCAGGTGCAGATCGACGTCGATTCGGCCGCGCTACAGGCGCGCGGCCTTTCCGCACAAGATGTCGCCAATGCGCTCGCTGCGCAAAATCTGATCGTGCCGGTCGGCACGCAGAAGATCGGCTCGTTCGAATACACGTTGAACCTCAACAACTCGCCGTCCGACATCAATGAGCTCGGCAATCTGCCGATCAAGCAAGTGAACGGCACCACGATCTATATCCGCGATGTGGCCCACGTGCGCGACGGCTCGCCGCCGCAGACCAATATCGTGCACGTGGATGGCAATCGTTCGGTGCTGCTTACGATTCTCAAGAACGGTTCGGCCTCAACGCTCGCGATCGTCGCGGGCATCAAGCAGCGCTTGGCCGATAGCAAAGGCTTGTTGCCGGATAATCTGAAGGTTGCACCCATCGGCGATCAGTCGATCTTTGTGCGTGCGGCCATCACCGGTGTGGCGCGCGAAGGCGTGATCGCCGCGGCCCTCACCAGTTTGATGATCCTGCTGTTCTTGGGTAGCTGGCGTTCCACCGTGATTATCGCCGTGTCGATTCCGTTGGCAATTCTCGGTGCGATTGCGTTGCTTTCCGCATTTGGCGAAACGCTCAACATCATGACGCTCGGTGGCCTCGCGCTGGCGGTGGGTATTCTAGTGGACGACGCCACCGTCACCATCGAGAACATCAACTGGCATCTTGAGCACGGCAAGGATGTGGAGACGTCGATCCTGGACGGCGCACGCCAGATCGTGACCCCAGCATTCGTGTCGCTGCTGTGTATCTGCATCGTGTTCGTGCCGATGTTCTTCCTCGACGGCGTCGCGCGCTTCCTATTCGTGCCGATGGCCGAAGCGGTGATGTTCGCGATGGTGTGCTCTTTCATCCTCTCGCGCACGCTGGTGCCGACGATGGCGAAATTTCTGCTCAAGCCGCATGCGCCGCATGTGGGCGAACAGGGCGCGCATGTCGCGCCGTCGCCGTCGCGCAATCCGCTCGTTCGCTTCCAGCGCGCGTTCGAAGCGCGTTTCGAACGCATTCGCAGCGTGTACCACGGCGTGCTTGAACTAGCGCTTGAACATCGCCGGCCGTTCGTAATGGGCTTTCTCGCCTTCGTGCTGGTGTCGTTCCTGCTGGTGCCGTTTCTGGGTCGCAACTTCTTTCCGGATGTGGATGGGGGCCAGATCTTGATGCACGTGCGCGCGCAAGTCGGCACCCGCGTGGAAGACACGGCCAACTTGTTCAATCAAATCGAGAACACCATCCGTACGGTGGTTCCACCGGACGAATTGGGTACGGTGGTGGACAACATCGGCGTGTCCGGCAGCGGCATCAACACCACGTACAACAACACCGGTCTGGTCGGCGAACAGGATGGCGATATCCAGATCGCTTTAAACGAAGGACATCGTCCGACAGCGGAATACGTGCGCAAGCTGCGCGAAATTCTGCCGCGCTTGTATCCCAGCGCGACGTTCTCGTTTCCGCCTGCGGATATCGTGAGTCAGATTCTGAACTTCGGCGCGCCCGCGCCGATCGATCTGCAAATTCGCGGTCCCAATCTAGCCGCCAATTTCGCCTACGCGAACTCGTTGCTTGGACAGATCAAGCGTATTCCCGGCATTGTCGATGCGCGTATTCAAGAGTCGCAGGCCAATCCCGGCTTCGACGTGAATGTGGATCGCACGCAGGCGCAGTTGCTCGGCATCACCGAGCGCGATGTCACCAACAGTCTGGTGGTGAATCTTGCCGGCTCGAGTCAGGTCGCGCCGACGTTCTGGTTGAATCCGACCAACGGCGTGTCGTACCCGATCGTGATGCAGACGCCGCAGTACGCATTGGACAGCCTCGCGCAATTGCGCAATCTGCCGATCAACGGCGCCAACGGCAATGCGCAAGTGCTCGGTGGATTGGTGACGCTGAAACGCACCAATACCAATGCCGTGATCGATCAATACGATATTCAATCGGTGGTGCAGATCTACGCGGCGACGCAAGATCGCGATCTCGGCGCCGTCGCCGCCGACGTGCAAAAAGTGATCGACGGCACCGCGAAACAGCAGCCCAAGGGCGCGCACGTCGTTTTGCTCGGGCAGGTGCAAACCATGAACAGCGCCTTCACCGGCCTGATATTCGGCCTGCTCGGCGCGGTGGTGCTGATCTATCTGTTGATCGTGGTGAACTTCCAGTCGTGGAGTGATCCGTTCGTGATCATCACCGCGCTCCCCGCCGCGTTGGCCGGTATCGTGTGGATTCTTTTCGCCACGCACACACCGTTGTCGGTGCCTGCGTTGACGGGCGCGATCATGTGCATGGGCGTCGCTACCGCCAACTCGATTCTGGTGGTGAGCTTCTGCCGCGAACGTCTAGCCGAACACGGCAATGCCACCGTCGCGGCGCTTGAAGCGGGCTTTACGCGCTTCCGCCCTGTGTGCATGACCGCGCTGGCCATGATCATCGGCATGGCGCCAATGGCGCTGGGACTCGGCGAAGGCGGCGAACAAAACGCACCGCTGGGTCGCGCGGTGATCGGCGGCCTGATCTTCGCCACCTGCGCCACGCTGCTGTTTGTGCCTGTCGTGTTCAGCATCATCCACGCGCGTCATAGCCATGCCGCGAAAAAGGAAGACGCATCCGGAGAACCAAGCTATGTCGTCTGA
- a CDS encoding LysR substrate-binding domain-containing protein, which yields MTNDYLELRHLKYFVTVADELHFGRAAERLGISQPPLSQQIHALEQRLGAKLFERKGRGIALSSAGSALLPRARTLLTQAERAAESVARSQRGELGELHLGLMSSGPFTVVVPRVLARFRERLPDVRLVIHEMATSHQIDALEQGLIDVGVIRPDTLPASIKAIELFKDSLTVVMHSSNPLAAKEGPIDISELANEDFIFYQRSLGVRLYDEVIALCTRAGFNPRILYEVRELPTIIGLISGGFGVAVLPGSVQRMIVENVVYRPVAHMEAATAVWAIYRDDANDPMVHAFLDIAQCLASKTLAKGQA from the coding sequence ATGACGAATGATTATCTGGAGCTTCGGCATCTGAAGTATTTCGTCACGGTGGCCGACGAATTGCATTTCGGCCGCGCCGCCGAACGATTAGGCATTTCGCAGCCGCCGCTCAGCCAGCAGATTCATGCGCTGGAGCAGCGCCTGGGCGCGAAACTTTTCGAGCGCAAAGGTCGCGGCATCGCGCTGAGCAGTGCAGGCAGCGCGTTATTGCCGCGTGCACGCACCTTGCTCACGCAAGCCGAGCGCGCGGCCGAATCGGTGGCGCGGTCGCAGCGCGGCGAGCTGGGCGAATTGCATCTGGGCTTGATGTCGTCCGGCCCGTTCACCGTGGTGGTACCGCGCGTGTTGGCGCGCTTTCGCGAGCGCCTGCCCGATGTGCGCCTGGTGATCCACGAAATGGCGACCTCGCATCAGATCGATGCGTTGGAACAAGGGCTGATCGATGTCGGCGTAATCCGTCCCGACACGTTGCCCGCGAGCATCAAGGCCATCGAGCTCTTCAAAGATTCGCTCACGGTCGTCATGCACTCCAGCAATCCGCTCGCGGCCAAAGAAGGGCCGATCGATATCAGCGAGCTCGCCAACGAAGATTTTATTTTTTATCAGCGCAGCCTCGGCGTGCGCCTGTACGACGAAGTGATCGCGCTCTGCACGCGCGCCGGATTCAATCCGCGCATTCTTTACGAGGTGCGCGAACTGCCGACGATTATCGGCCTTATATCCGGGGGCTTCGGCGTGGCGGTGTTGCCGGGTTCGGTGCAGCGGATGATCGTGGAGAACGTGGTCTATCGGCCCGTGGCGCATATGGAAGCCGCGACGGCAGTCTGGGCGATCTATCGCGACGACGCCAACGACCCCATGGTCCATGCATTTTTAGACATAGCGCAGTGTTTAGCGTCCAAGACATTGGCGAAGGGACAGGCGTAG
- a CDS encoding acyloxyacyl hydrolase, whose product MHPLTRGLATVLMFALPALPAMAARFELQGGVSYMDSYSAPAAFGEVIFDEHQFGSSNFSWSPDITAGWIGGRSLRRYDNSRYTTRDDIGLVSAGIRVHYGPANAWYRRLFVSEQPTVHTGKTEALSSAYEFSTTFGYQGDHWSVGVRHISNGGIHEPNRGETMALVGIAF is encoded by the coding sequence ATGCACCCCCTCACACGCGGCTTGGCCACCGTGCTGATGTTCGCTTTACCGGCTCTTCCCGCCATGGCGGCGCGCTTCGAATTGCAAGGCGGCGTCAGCTACATGGACAGCTACAGCGCGCCTGCCGCGTTCGGCGAAGTGATCTTCGACGAACACCAGTTCGGCAGCAGCAATTTCAGCTGGTCGCCCGATATCACTGCCGGCTGGATCGGCGGGCGCAGTCTCCGGCGCTACGACAACAGCCGCTACACCACCCGTGACGATATCGGCCTGGTGAGCGCAGGCATCCGCGTGCACTACGGTCCGGCGAATGCGTGGTATCGACGGCTCTTTGTCAGCGAGCAGCCGACCGTGCACACCGGCAAAACCGAAGCGCTGAGCAGCGCGTATGAATTCAGCACCACCTTTGGTTATCAGGGCGATCATTGGAGCGTCGGCGTTCGCCATATCTCCAACGGCGGCATTCACGAGCCCAACCGCGGCGAGACGATGGCGCTGGTCGGCATCGCGTTCTGA
- a CDS encoding DHA2 family efflux MFS transporter permease subunit yields the protein MNTHFRPPNLVLATIGLSLATFMQVLDTTIANVSLPTIAGNLGVSSDQSTWVITSFAVSNAIALPLTGFLTRRYGEVKLFVSATLLFSVASLLCGIAQSMGMLILFRTLQGAVAGPMYPITQALLLSIYPPNKRPMALALLAMVTVVAPIAGPILGGWITDNYSWPWIFFINVPIGIFASMVVANQLRLREVVTHRPKIDYVGLITLVVGVGALQVVLDKGNDEDWFNSTFIIITALISAIAIAIFLIWELTDKEPIVDLKLFRHRNFRMGTIALVLAYAAFFAIGLLVPQWLQINLGYTATWAGFATAPLGVLPVLLTFIVGKYATRFDLRLLTSGAFVIMGATCFLRSNFYIGIDFEHVALVQLLQGLGVAFFFMPVTTILLSDLQPHEIAAGGGVATFLRTVGASFSASLTTFLWQRRGVLHHSQLTEQITPYNQDVQQAIGQVGDSQGVMAALNQSITLQGLQISFNEIFYALGWIFLSLIVVIWMAKPPFAAKAGAGGGGH from the coding sequence ATGAATACGCATTTCCGTCCACCCAACCTGGTACTTGCGACGATCGGTTTGTCGCTGGCCACGTTTATGCAGGTGCTGGACACCACCATCGCCAACGTGTCGTTGCCGACCATCGCCGGTAATTTGGGCGTGAGCTCGGATCAAAGTACGTGGGTGATTACCTCGTTTGCGGTCAGTAACGCGATCGCCTTGCCGCTCACCGGCTTCCTTACGCGCCGCTATGGCGAGGTGAAGCTGTTCGTTTCGGCGACGTTGCTGTTCTCCGTCGCGTCGCTGTTGTGCGGTATCGCGCAGAGCATGGGCATGCTGATTTTATTCCGCACGCTTCAAGGTGCGGTGGCGGGCCCGATGTATCCGATCACGCAGGCGCTGCTGCTGTCGATCTATCCGCCCAATAAACGACCTATGGCGCTGGCCTTGCTCGCGATGGTGACGGTGGTGGCGCCGATTGCCGGCCCGATTCTTGGCGGCTGGATTACCGACAACTATTCGTGGCCATGGATTTTCTTTATCAACGTGCCGATCGGTATTTTCGCCAGCATGGTGGTCGCCAATCAGCTGCGCTTGCGAGAAGTGGTCACGCATCGGCCGAAGATCGACTATGTCGGCTTGATCACGTTGGTGGTTGGTGTCGGCGCGTTGCAGGTGGTGCTGGACAAAGGCAACGACGAAGACTGGTTCAATTCCACTTTTATCATTATCACCGCCCTTATTTCGGCGATTGCGATTGCGATCTTCCTGATCTGGGAGTTGACCGACAAGGAACCGATCGTCGACTTGAAGTTGTTCCGTCACCGCAACTTCCGCATGGGTACGATCGCGTTGGTGCTGGCGTACGCCGCATTCTTCGCCATCGGTTTGCTGGTGCCGCAGTGGTTGCAGATCAACCTCGGTTACACGGCGACATGGGCGGGTTTCGCCACTGCCCCGTTGGGCGTGTTGCCGGTATTGCTCACCTTTATCGTGGGCAAGTACGCCACGCGCTTCGATTTGCGTTTGCTCACCAGTGGCGCCTTCGTGATCATGGGCGCGACCTGCTTCTTGCGCTCAAACTTCTATATCGGTATCGACTTCGAACACGTTGCACTCGTGCAGTTGCTGCAAGGTCTGGGCGTTGCGTTCTTCTTTATGCCGGTGACGACGATCTTGCTGTCGGATCTGCAGCCGCACGAAATTGCCGCGGGCGGCGGCGTGGCGACCTTCCTGCGTACCGTGGGCGCCAGCTTTTCCGCATCGCTTACGACGTTCCTTTGGCAGCGTCGCGGCGTGTTGCATCATTCGCAGCTCACTGAGCAGATCACGCCGTACAACCAGGACGTACAGCAGGCGATAGGGCAGGTCGGCGATTCGCAGGGTGTGATGGCGGCGCTCAATCAATCGATCACGCTGCAGGGACTGCAGATCTCCTTCAACGAGATCTTCTATGCGCTGGGTTGGATCTTCCTGTCGCTGATCGTGGTGATTTGGATGGCCAAGCCGCCGTTCGCCGCGAAAGCCGGGGCAGGCGGCGGCGGGCACTGA
- a CDS encoding efflux RND transporter periplasmic adaptor subunit, producing MSSPNPNTADTAVVQAPPANNRRGILLRVLMGLLVLAAIGWAIWYFIVGRWYEGTDDAYVNGNIVQITPRIAGTVVSIGADDGDLVKQGDVLVRLDKSDADVELQRASANLANTVRRVRGLYSTVQGAQAQVAVEKVALQKAQADFNRRRDLAKSGAISNEELAHARDALTSAQSALATSQQQLQTNQVLVDDTVVASHPDVKAAAAAYRAAYLDDVRTVMVAPVTGYVAKRTVQVGQRVQPGAALMAVVPLHEVWVDANFKETQLTQMRIGQSVEITSDVYGGSVKYKGKVQSLGVGTGSAFSLLPAQNATGNWIKIVQRIPVRVVFTDPSQLDQHPLRIGMSLDTSVNLHDQNGPTLSQTPRTVPLFSTDVYQNQLVAANEQIEQIIHANMGK from the coding sequence ATGTCCAGTCCGAACCCCAATACCGCCGACACCGCTGTCGTGCAGGCGCCGCCCGCCAACAATCGGCGCGGCATCCTGTTGCGCGTGCTGATGGGCTTGCTTGTACTCGCCGCCATTGGCTGGGCGATTTGGTATTTCATCGTGGGCCGTTGGTACGAAGGCACCGACGATGCCTACGTCAACGGCAACATCGTGCAGATCACGCCGCGTATCGCCGGCACGGTCGTCAGCATCGGCGCCGACGACGGCGACCTGGTGAAGCAGGGCGATGTGCTGGTGCGTCTGGATAAATCCGACGCCGATGTGGAACTGCAGCGCGCCAGCGCGAATCTCGCCAACACCGTGCGCCGCGTGCGCGGTTTGTACAGCACCGTGCAAGGCGCACAAGCGCAGGTTGCGGTGGAAAAGGTGGCGCTGCAGAAGGCGCAGGCCGACTTCAACCGTCGTCGCGATCTCGCCAAGAGCGGTGCGATCTCCAACGAAGAGTTGGCGCATGCGCGCGACGCGCTCACTTCCGCGCAGAGCGCGTTGGCGACGTCCCAACAGCAATTGCAAACCAACCAAGTGTTGGTCGACGACACGGTGGTCGCCTCGCATCCGGACGTCAAAGCCGCTGCCGCCGCGTATCGCGCCGCGTATCTGGACGACGTGCGAACCGTGATGGTCGCACCGGTGACGGGTTATGTCGCCAAGCGCACCGTGCAGGTGGGTCAGCGCGTACAGCCGGGCGCCGCGTTGATGGCGGTGGTGCCGCTGCACGAAGTGTGGGTGGATGCCAACTTTAAGGAAACGCAGCTTACCCAGATGCGCATCGGCCAATCGGTGGAAATCACTTCCGACGTCTACGGCGGCTCGGTGAAGTACAAGGGCAAGGTACAGAGCCTGGGCGTGGGCACGGGCAGCGCGTTCTCGTTGTTGCCGGCGCAGAACGCGACGGGCAACTGGATCAAGATCGTGCAGCGCATTCCGGTGCGCGTGGTGTTCACCGATCCGTCGCAGCTCGATCAGCATCCGTTGCGCATCGGCATGTCGTTGGATACCAGCGTGAACCTGCACGACCAGAACGGCCCGACGCTGTCGCAAACGCCGCGCACGGTGCCGCTCTTCAGCACCGACGTGTACCAGAACCAGCTTGTTGCGGCGAACGAGCAGATCGAGCAGATCATTCACGCCAATATGGGCAAGTGA